The following are from one region of the Moritella sp. 24 genome:
- a CDS encoding ATP-dependent DNA helicase yields MRSYKSIWNLFVIEKYFLSGGALAKVIDGYTARQPQIDMAKAINSVIANKGNLIVEAETGTGKTFAYLIPALVNDKTTIISTGSKNLQEQLFNRDLPFIIDALNSKAKTALLKGRNNYLCTDRLARLGRETQYQSQAILSDYVKVKGWSNITISGDMSSVPGLKDDSEVLPLVTSTNDNCLGRDCPDYEDCFLVKARRKALEADIVVVNHHLYFADLNVKDSGFGRLLPDADVIVFDEAHQVPDIASEYFGKSIASKQIQALCKDVQYLGRTDLKDSIQVTKAANGLANATQDLRLSFSMESGRGNWRHLFNQQAVMKTIIRFQDQLDFIYEVLKLNLGRTELVDQCFERVVEIKATFKQIMAVNSTGESYWYECTSRNFTLNITPLNIAERFSAEQEKTKSAWVFTSATLAVDHCFSHYRQQMGLADAEELILASPFDYQNQAMLCVPRNIPEPNDPNIARILVEKLAPVIIANKGRCFFLCTSHYMIRQVSALLQQQLAMPIFVQGQDNKQVLLDQFVQHGNALLIGTYSFWEGIDVRGQTLSCVIIDKLPFASPDDPLLQARIEDCQRKGEDPFAALQIPKAVINLKQGVGRLIRDVKDTGCVIICDTRIVSRGYGATFINSLPNMPRTRDLNGVLSFIKKTNN; encoded by the coding sequence ATGCGGTCTTATAAATCTATTTGGAACTTGTTTGTGATAGAGAAATACTTTTTATCTGGGGGCGCCTTAGCCAAGGTCATCGATGGCTACACAGCTCGCCAACCACAAATTGATATGGCAAAAGCCATCAATTCGGTGATCGCAAACAAGGGTAACTTAATTGTTGAAGCTGAAACAGGAACAGGTAAAACATTTGCCTATCTTATTCCTGCGTTAGTTAATGATAAAACAACAATTATCAGTACAGGTAGTAAAAACCTACAAGAACAATTATTTAATCGTGATTTACCTTTTATCATTGATGCGTTAAATAGCAAAGCTAAAACGGCGCTGCTTAAAGGGCGTAATAACTACTTATGTACTGACCGTTTAGCGCGTTTAGGTCGAGAAACTCAATATCAAAGCCAAGCGATATTAAGTGATTACGTCAAAGTGAAGGGCTGGTCAAATATTACTATTAGTGGTGATATGAGTTCTGTACCGGGTTTAAAAGATGACTCGGAAGTGTTGCCTTTGGTGACATCAACTAACGATAATTGTTTAGGTCGGGATTGTCCTGACTATGAAGATTGCTTTTTAGTTAAAGCACGACGAAAAGCACTCGAGGCGGATATTGTCGTCGTCAACCATCACTTATACTTCGCTGACTTAAATGTAAAAGACTCTGGCTTTGGCCGATTATTACCGGATGCAGACGTTATCGTGTTTGATGAGGCTCATCAAGTGCCTGATATAGCATCGGAATATTTTGGTAAAAGCATCGCCAGCAAACAAATTCAAGCATTGTGTAAAGATGTGCAGTATTTAGGACGTACCGACCTTAAAGACTCAATTCAAGTGACGAAAGCGGCGAATGGATTAGCAAACGCGACACAAGATTTAAGATTGAGCTTTTCGATGGAATCAGGGCGTGGTAATTGGCGCCATCTATTCAATCAACAAGCAGTAATGAAAACCATTATCCGCTTTCAAGACCAACTCGACTTTATTTATGAAGTACTGAAGCTAAATCTTGGCCGAACAGAGCTTGTTGATCAATGCTTTGAGCGGGTAGTCGAAATTAAAGCAACATTTAAGCAAATTATGGCGGTAAATAGTACCGGTGAAAGTTACTGGTATGAATGTACATCACGTAACTTCACCTTAAACATTACACCACTTAATATTGCGGAACGATTTAGTGCGGAACAAGAAAAAACCAAATCAGCATGGGTGTTTACGTCTGCAACTTTGGCTGTTGACCATTGCTTTTCACACTACCGTCAGCAGATGGGACTAGCGGATGCAGAAGAACTGATTCTTGCAAGTCCATTTGATTATCAAAATCAAGCCATGTTATGTGTACCACGTAATATACCAGAGCCTAACGACCCTAATATCGCACGTATACTTGTCGAAAAGTTAGCACCAGTGATTATTGCGAATAAAGGTCGTTGTTTCTTCTTATGCACAAGCCATTATATGATCAGACAGGTATCAGCATTACTGCAACAACAACTGGCTATGCCTATTTTTGTTCAAGGGCAAGATAACAAGCAAGTATTGCTGGATCAATTTGTTCAACATGGTAACGCGCTCCTTATTGGTACTTACTCATTTTGGGAAGGTATTGATGTACGAGGGCAGACGCTAAGCTGTGTTATTATTGATAAATTACCTTTTGCATCACCGGATGATCCACTTTTACAAGCACGTATTGAAGATTGTCAGCGTAAAGGTGAAGATCCTTTTGCTGCATTGCAAATACCCAAAGCGGTGATCAATCTGAAGCAAGGGGTGGGGCGTTTAATCCGTGATGTCAAAGACACGGGTTGTGTTATTATCTGTGATACTCGTATTGTGTCTCGTGGATACGGCGCTACATTTATCAATAGTTTACCCAATATGCCAAGAACGAGAGATTTAAACGGCGTATTGTCTTTTATTAAAAAAACTAACAACTAG